From Mycolicibacterium nivoides, a single genomic window includes:
- a CDS encoding amidohydrolase, translating into MTAPMPDAAILRNTAAAVAVIHRHRAAASTAGTWLETFSVRAQRHAERHLRRRRRTA; encoded by the coding sequence CGACGCTGCGATCCTGCGCAACACCGCGGCCGCCGTCGCCGTCATCCACCGCCACCGGGCCGCCGCCTCGACCGCCGGCACCTGGCTCGAAACGTTCAGTGTCCGCGCCCAACGGCACGCCGAACGTCATCTTCGCCGCCGCCGGAGGACCGCGTGA
- a CDS encoding trypsin-like peptidase domain-containing protein, with translation MKPSRLIAAIATAAAALATVPAAPAAAALQLVEPGDRLETASNACTLGWVYIGDDKNTYAITAGHCATRPGETIRDQYSGATGTFIRTLVDPPGIGGADYGLIDFGLRTLPVPFVDDQPVTANSHPKPRPGQKVCRAGITTGIVCGEVTRSFGDHQYLTVGMTPTIGGDSGGPVWTTDTGDGTVHVIGIWLGGRTTIAGGNFGRFASLSDALNAIGTPPISPQ, from the coding sequence GTGAAACCCTCCCGCCTCATCGCGGCGATCGCCACCGCGGCCGCGGCCCTGGCCACCGTTCCCGCAGCTCCTGCTGCAGCCGCGCTGCAGCTGGTCGAGCCCGGTGACCGCCTCGAAACCGCCAGCAACGCATGCACCCTCGGCTGGGTCTACATCGGCGACGACAAGAACACCTACGCCATCACCGCCGGACACTGCGCCACCCGCCCCGGCGAAACCATCCGAGACCAATACAGCGGCGCCACAGGCACATTCATCCGCACCCTGGTCGACCCGCCCGGCATCGGCGGAGCCGACTACGGACTCATCGACTTCGGCCTACGCACCCTTCCCGTGCCGTTCGTCGACGACCAACCCGTAACCGCTAACAGCCACCCCAAGCCCCGGCCCGGACAGAAAGTGTGCCGCGCCGGCATCACCACCGGCATCGTATGCGGAGAAGTCACCCGCAGCTTCGGCGACCACCAGTACCTCACCGTCGGTATGACCCCAACCATCGGCGGCGACTCCGGTGGCCCCGTGTGGACCACCGACACCGGCGACGGAACAGTTCACGTCATCGGCATCTGGCTCGGCGGCCGCACCACCATCGCCGGCGGAAACTTCGGCCGATTCGCCAGCCTCAGCGACGCACTCAACGCCATCGGCACCCCACCGATCAGCCCCCAGTGA